A genomic segment from Rubrobacter tropicus encodes:
- a CDS encoding STAS domain-containing protein → MGGIATDFEVSIDEHADDYSVVAVRGEMDLHTSPKVQGAIERASESNGVDAVVVDMSGVAFMDSTALSALVRSKDALGKRDVALRLAAPSDAVARIFSVTGFHDFFEVFDSREAAITA, encoded by the coding sequence TTGGGAGGGATCGCCACGGACTTCGAGGTCAGCATCGACGAGCACGCCGACGATTACTCCGTCGTGGCCGTCCGCGGCGAGATGGATCTCCACACCTCCCCGAAGGTCCAGGGCGCCATCGAACGGGCCTCCGAGAGCAACGGCGTGGACGCCGTCGTCGTGGACATGAGCGGTGTGGCCTTCATGGACTCGACGGCCCTCTCGGCCCTCGTACGCTCCAAGGACGCCCTCGGAAAACGGGACGTCGCCCTGCGCCTCGCCGCGCCCTCGGACGCCGTGGCCCGTATCTTCTCCGTCACCGGCTTCCACGACTTCTTCGAGGTCTTCGACTCCCGCGAAGCCGCCATCACCGCCTAG
- a CDS encoding LabA-like NYN domain-containing protein: MEGRGHGGRVAVFVDGANLYHSIKSYHKGVLDYSRLLQAAVGDRKLLRATFYIVEKQETDEAQGTPSARPFVYNLNKFGYKVRSKPLQVHETTTPQGERAVSHKGDWDVGIVVDMMRLASHADTYVLVSGDGDYVEAVEYLQSEKGLRVEVISAAQCTSQALLDACDSHTDLAEIPDLFRRSPKQAVSDQRSAIS, encoded by the coding sequence ATGGAGGGGCGTGGTCATGGCGGGCGGGTTGCGGTCTTTGTGGACGGGGCTAACCTGTACCACTCGATCAAAAGCTACCACAAGGGCGTCTTGGACTACTCCCGCCTCCTCCAAGCGGCCGTCGGCGACCGTAAACTTCTCCGCGCCACCTTCTACATCGTAGAGAAGCAAGAGACGGACGAGGCCCAGGGCACCCCCTCGGCCCGCCCGTTCGTCTACAACCTCAACAAGTTCGGCTACAAGGTGCGCTCCAAACCGCTCCAGGTCCACGAGACGACCACCCCGCAGGGCGAACGCGCCGTCTCCCACAAGGGCGACTGGGACGTCGGCATAGTCGTCGACATGATGCGCCTCGCCTCCCACGCCGACACGTACGTCCTCGTCTCGGGCGACGGCGACTACGTCGAGGCCGTCGAATACCTCCAGAGCGAAAAGGGCTTGCGCGTAGAGGTCATAAGCGCGGCCCAATGCACCTCGCAAGCGCTTCTCGACGCCTGCGATTCGCACACGGACCTTGCGGAGATACCGGACCTGTTTCGGCGTTCGCCGAAACAGGCTGTCAGCGATCAGCGATCAGCGATCAGCTAA
- a CDS encoding response regulator transcription factor: protein MSGSVLLVIGDDEERLHLRRALSGEGWRVIPAGSGNQARQMASREEFEIAVVDNRLPDERGFQVISAVQKPNVSTVALLRDEDTMDRIVGIELGADYYMRSPVNPRELVARVKQIFRKRERGGDEDSGRLFVGDLEIDPDQVLVRKGEKEIALSPREFKLLHTLARSPGRVFPRTALLRQVWGEDEFIDERTVNVYVQRLRNKLGDNPNEPKMIETVRGFGYRLVRPSG, encoded by the coding sequence TTGAGCGGGTCGGTTCTGCTGGTCATAGGGGATGACGAGGAGAGGTTGCACCTGAGAAGAGCATTGTCCGGGGAGGGGTGGCGTGTGATCCCGGCCGGCTCAGGCAACCAGGCCCGACAGATGGCGAGCCGCGAAGAGTTCGAGATAGCCGTCGTGGACAACCGCCTCCCGGACGAGCGGGGCTTTCAGGTGATCTCGGCCGTCCAGAAACCGAACGTCTCGACGGTCGCCCTGCTCCGGGACGAGGACACGATGGACCGCATAGTCGGCATCGAGCTCGGCGCGGATTACTACATGCGTTCGCCGGTAAACCCGAGGGAGCTGGTGGCGCGCGTGAAGCAGATCTTCCGCAAGCGCGAGCGCGGCGGCGACGAGGACTCGGGCAGGCTCTTCGTGGGAGACCTTGAAATAGACCCGGACCAGGTCCTCGTCCGGAAGGGCGAGAAGGAGATCGCTCTCTCACCCCGCGAGTTCAAATTGCTGCACACCCTCGCCCGCAGCCCCGGACGCGTCTTCCCCCGTACCGCCCTACTCCGCCAGGTGTGGGGCGAGGACGAGTTCATAGACGAAAGAACCGTCAACGTCTACGTCCAGCGCCTGCGCAACAAACTGGGCGACAACCCGAACGAGCCGAAGATGATAGAGACCGTCAGAGGGTTCGGGTACCGCCTCGTAAGACCGAGCGGTTAG
- a CDS encoding sugar phosphate nucleotidyltransferase, whose protein sequence is MKAMALAAGKGTRLFPLTGEIPKPLAPVVDTPIIGHIFGLLARHGVDEVHVNVHYLADALLEAYGEESRINGMKVQLSREDELLGTAGGVRRLAERFDDTFVVVSGDALTDIDIGELVRFHKEKGALATIALRWVYDTSEFGVVEIDEDSGILGFQEKPDPEEAISTLANTGIYVLEPRALDYVPAETFFDFAKDVFPKFLENGERFVGYQGDFYWSDIGTLEAYRQAQYDVLSGKVGVEIPGEKRGESLWVGEDAQIHPAANIEGHVLVGRDAVVGRGVTLSGDVTIGTDCWVRPDATIKRSILLPGSMVGDGAYLEDCIVGHGYNVRPGETIRGGALIRRS, encoded by the coding sequence ATGAAGGCAATGGCGCTCGCGGCCGGCAAGGGCACCCGCCTCTTTCCGTTGACGGGGGAGATCCCAAAGCCCCTCGCCCCCGTCGTCGACACCCCGATCATCGGCCACATCTTCGGCCTCCTCGCCAGGCACGGCGTCGACGAGGTTCACGTTAACGTTCACTACCTGGCGGACGCCCTCCTCGAAGCCTACGGCGAGGAGTCGCGAATAAACGGCATGAAAGTCCAACTGAGCAGGGAGGACGAGCTCTTGGGCACCGCCGGCGGCGTCAGGCGGCTGGCCGAACGCTTCGACGACACCTTCGTCGTCGTCTCCGGCGACGCCCTGACGGACATCGATATCGGCGAGCTGGTCCGCTTCCACAAGGAGAAGGGGGCGCTCGCGACCATAGCGCTGCGATGGGTCTACGACACCTCCGAGTTCGGGGTGGTCGAGATAGACGAAGACTCGGGCATCCTCGGTTTCCAGGAGAAGCCCGACCCCGAGGAGGCCATAAGCACCCTCGCCAACACGGGCATCTACGTGCTGGAGCCGCGGGCGCTCGACTACGTCCCCGCGGAAACCTTCTTCGACTTCGCCAAGGACGTCTTCCCCAAGTTCCTCGAGAACGGGGAACGGTTCGTCGGTTACCAGGGGGATTTCTACTGGTCGGACATAGGGACTTTGGAGGCGTACAGGCAGGCCCAGTACGACGTGCTCTCGGGGAAGGTCGGCGTCGAGATCCCCGGCGAAAAACGCGGCGAGAGCCTGTGGGTCGGGGAGGACGCCCAGATCCACCCGGCCGCCAACATAGAGGGCCACGTCCTCGTGGGCAGGGACGCGGTGGTTGGCCGCGGCGTAACCCTCTCCGGCGACGTTACCATCGGCACCGACTGCTGGGTGCGGCCCGACGCCACCATCAAGCGTAGCATCCTGCTCCCCGGCTCCATGGTCGGCGACGGCGCGTACCTCGAGGACTGCATAGTGGGCCACGGCTACAACGTCAGGCCGGGGGAGACGATCCGGGGCGGGGCGCTTATCCGGCGCTCGTAG
- the murB gene encoding UDP-N-acetylmuramate dehydrogenase: MPAASAIAFIVGLPSFVLVPFGPLLEGALKVHAHQALLQPAGPCSIFTPVHDGTLHRLFPSAKFDEPLKRYTAWKIGGPADALLEPKSADEVVAAVNAARENDVPVTVLGGGTNVLVRDGGIRGLTIRLAKSLTNVEADGTSVIADAGVLYPVLANTTAAKGLAGLEFATGIPGTVGGAVFMNAGAYGSETTEVLDWADVFEADAGEVVRMKNEDLRLSYRRSILHEHPDWLVLRAGYTLRPGDAESLKARIKEFRAQRMNGSPNRPSCGSTFKRPPGDFPGRVIEAAGLKGTRVGNLEVSPVHANYLVNLGGGTAEDALKLIELVRNTVREKLGVELESEVRVIGEP, from the coding sequence TTGCCGGCCGCGAGCGCCATTGCCTTCATAGTCGGTCTACCATCCTTTGTCCTCGTTCCGTTTGGCCCTCTTCTCGAAGGCGCCCTAAAGGTCCACGCCCATCAGGCCCTGCTGCAGCCCGCCGGTCCGTGCTCTATATTCACCCCCGTGCATGACGGCACTTTACACCGGCTCTTCCCGTCGGCCAAGTTCGACGAACCGCTCAAGCGCTACACGGCGTGGAAGATAGGCGGTCCGGCCGACGCCCTACTCGAACCGAAGAGCGCGGACGAGGTCGTCGCAGCGGTAAACGCGGCCCGCGAGAACGACGTGCCCGTTACGGTTCTCGGCGGCGGTACGAACGTGCTGGTGCGCGACGGCGGCATCAGGGGCCTGACCATCAGACTCGCAAAATCCCTGACGAACGTCGAGGCGGACGGTACCTCCGTAATCGCCGACGCCGGCGTCCTCTACCCGGTCCTCGCCAACACCACGGCCGCCAAGGGCCTCGCCGGCCTGGAGTTCGCCACGGGCATCCCGGGCACCGTCGGCGGCGCCGTCTTCATGAACGCCGGCGCCTACGGCTCGGAGACCACGGAGGTCCTGGATTGGGCCGACGTCTTCGAGGCGGACGCCGGCGAGGTCGTCAGGATGAAAAACGAGGACCTGCGCCTCTCCTACCGCCGGAGCATCCTGCACGAGCACCCCGACTGGCTCGTCCTGCGGGCCGGCTACACCTTGCGACCCGGCGACGCGGAGTCGCTCAAGGCCCGCATAAAAGAGTTCAGGGCCCAGCGCATGAACGGCTCCCCGAACAGGCCGAGTTGCGGCTCCACCTTCAAACGCCCCCCCGGCGACTTCCCCGGCCGCGTCATAGAAGCCGCAGGCCTCAAAGGCACCAGGGTGGGAAACCTCGAAGTCTCACCCGTCCACGCCAACTACCTCGTAAACCTCGGCGGCGGCACCGCCGAAGATGCCCTGAAGTTGATAGAACTCGTCAGGAATACCGTCCGCGAGAAGCTGGGCGTCGAGCTCGAATCCGAAGTGAGGGTGATCGGCGAGCCGTAG